One Brassica napus cultivar Da-Ae chromosome C2, Da-Ae, whole genome shotgun sequence DNA window includes the following coding sequences:
- the LOC106388205 gene encoding acyl-CoA hydrolase 2 isoform X1: MKTESSSSSSSVVEFLEKVPLLHRLTSSSLKKIAQVLVFKRYERGDYVVGRDEEEMEGVYFVLEGQVWIVTLCDSYEDKRQLQLVMFFFQAQVLGPVGEENCSEFFLKPFDYFGRGIFGNVYAVDVVAVSQLTCLLLTCDHCHLLETKPICDLDNQRSLLERILYMDPLDLNVFRGFTLPNAPALGKVFGGQFVAQGLAAASKTVEFMKLVHSLHAYFLLSGDTNSKDFNLNMLLLASTLLFSSESSLAVPIIYEVSRLRDGNNFATRRVDARQKGKIIFTLFASFQREQQGFDHQESNMPHMLPPETLVSRDEMLQRRMTDHLIPRYYRNKVATQYTAPLPIDIRFCEPNYSTEERKSPSRLKYWFKARGELSDDQALHRCVVAFASDLMYAFISSDPHLKKGMSAVPVSLDHSMWFHRPLRADDWLLFVMVNLTASQSRGLATGEMFNRKGERKECMVNGTVQLVVSLKQEALLKENVTSNPILDSKL, from the exons ATGAAAactgaatcatcatcatcatcatcatcag TAGTGGAGTTCCTTGAGAAGGTACCCTTGTTGCATCGgttaacttcttcttctctgaAGAAAATCGCCCAAGTCCTTGTCTTCAAGCGTTACG AGAGAGGGGATTATGTAGTTGGTAGAGATGAGGAGGAGATGGAGGGAGTCTATTTTGTCTTGGAAGGACAGGTTTGGATTGTTACTTTGTGTGACTCATATGAAGATAAAAGACAATTGCAacttgttatgtttttttttcaggctCAGGTTCTAGGACCTGTCGGAGAAGAGAACTGTTCAGAGTTTTTCTTGAAACCATTTGATTACTTCGGCCGTG GCATTTTTGGGAATGTTTATGCAGTAGATGTTGTTGCTGTCTCAcag CTTACCTGCCTACTCTTGACTTGTGATCATTGTCATTTGCTTGAGACAAAGCCAATCTGTGATTTAGATAACCAACGCTCTCTCCTGGAACGCATTTTGTATATGGATCCATTAGAT TTGAATGTATTCAGGGGGTTCACTCTACCCAATGCCCCAGCCCTTGGAAAGGTTTTCGGAGGGCAATTTGTTGCACAG GGACTTGCCGCAGCCTCAAAAACTGTTGAATTTATGAAGTTAGTCCATAGTTTACACGCCTATTTCCTTCTTTCTGGAGATACTAATAGTAAGGACTTTAATCTCAATATGCTTTTGCTAGCAAGCACATTGCTGTTTTCCTCTGAAAGTTCTCTTGCAGTTCCCATCATATATGAAGTTAGCCGCTTACGCGATGGCAACAACTTTGCCACCCGAAGAGTAGATGCAAGACAGAAAGGAAAAATCATATTCACCTTGTTTGCATCATTTCAG agagagcaacaaggttTTGATCACCAGGAGTCGAACATGCCTCATATGCTACCTCCTGAAacg CTTGTATCAAGGGATGAAATGCTTCAACGACGTATGACTGACCATCTGATACCTAG GTATTACCGAAATAAAGTTGCAACCCAATATACTGCCCCATTGCCTATAGATATTCGATTTTGTGAGCCAAATTACTCTACAGAAGAGAGAAAGTCTCCTTCAAG ATTGAAATATTGGTTTAAGGCAAGGGGAGAACTTTCTGACGACCAGGCTTTGCACCG ATGTGTGGTTGCATTTGCTTCAGATTTGATGTACGCCTTTATCAGTTCAGACCCTCACCTTAAAAAGGGCATGAGTGCAGTTCCTGTTAGCCTTGACCATTC GATGTGGTTCCACCGACCTCTAAGAGCTGATGACTGGCTCCTCTTTGTG ATGGTGAATCTAACAGCGTCTCAAAGTCGTGGTTTAGCAACTGGAGAAATGTTCAACAGAAAGGGAGAG CGTAAAGAGTGTATGGTAAATGGGACTGTGCAGCTGGTGGTATCGTTGAAGCAAGAAGCTTTGCTCAAAGAAAATGTGACTAGTAACCCCATCTTGGACTCCAAGCTGTGA
- the LOC106388205 gene encoding acyl-CoA hydrolase 2 isoform X2: MKTESSSSSSSVEFLEKVPLLHRLTSSSLKKIAQVLVFKRYERGDYVVGRDEEEMEGVYFVLEGQVWIVTLCDSYEDKRQLQLVMFFFQAQVLGPVGEENCSEFFLKPFDYFGRGIFGNVYAVDVVAVSQLTCLLLTCDHCHLLETKPICDLDNQRSLLERILYMDPLDLNVFRGFTLPNAPALGKVFGGQFVAQGLAAASKTVEFMKLVHSLHAYFLLSGDTNSKDFNLNMLLLASTLLFSSESSLAVPIIYEVSRLRDGNNFATRRVDARQKGKIIFTLFASFQREQQGFDHQESNMPHMLPPETLVSRDEMLQRRMTDHLIPRYYRNKVATQYTAPLPIDIRFCEPNYSTEERKSPSRLKYWFKARGELSDDQALHRCVVAFASDLMYAFISSDPHLKKGMSAVPVSLDHSMWFHRPLRADDWLLFVMVNLTASQSRGLATGEMFNRKGERKECMVNGTVQLVVSLKQEALLKENVTSNPILDSKL, translated from the exons ATGAAAactgaatcatcatcatcatcatcatcag TGGAGTTCCTTGAGAAGGTACCCTTGTTGCATCGgttaacttcttcttctctgaAGAAAATCGCCCAAGTCCTTGTCTTCAAGCGTTACG AGAGAGGGGATTATGTAGTTGGTAGAGATGAGGAGGAGATGGAGGGAGTCTATTTTGTCTTGGAAGGACAGGTTTGGATTGTTACTTTGTGTGACTCATATGAAGATAAAAGACAATTGCAacttgttatgtttttttttcaggctCAGGTTCTAGGACCTGTCGGAGAAGAGAACTGTTCAGAGTTTTTCTTGAAACCATTTGATTACTTCGGCCGTG GCATTTTTGGGAATGTTTATGCAGTAGATGTTGTTGCTGTCTCAcag CTTACCTGCCTACTCTTGACTTGTGATCATTGTCATTTGCTTGAGACAAAGCCAATCTGTGATTTAGATAACCAACGCTCTCTCCTGGAACGCATTTTGTATATGGATCCATTAGAT TTGAATGTATTCAGGGGGTTCACTCTACCCAATGCCCCAGCCCTTGGAAAGGTTTTCGGAGGGCAATTTGTTGCACAG GGACTTGCCGCAGCCTCAAAAACTGTTGAATTTATGAAGTTAGTCCATAGTTTACACGCCTATTTCCTTCTTTCTGGAGATACTAATAGTAAGGACTTTAATCTCAATATGCTTTTGCTAGCAAGCACATTGCTGTTTTCCTCTGAAAGTTCTCTTGCAGTTCCCATCATATATGAAGTTAGCCGCTTACGCGATGGCAACAACTTTGCCACCCGAAGAGTAGATGCAAGACAGAAAGGAAAAATCATATTCACCTTGTTTGCATCATTTCAG agagagcaacaaggttTTGATCACCAGGAGTCGAACATGCCTCATATGCTACCTCCTGAAacg CTTGTATCAAGGGATGAAATGCTTCAACGACGTATGACTGACCATCTGATACCTAG GTATTACCGAAATAAAGTTGCAACCCAATATACTGCCCCATTGCCTATAGATATTCGATTTTGTGAGCCAAATTACTCTACAGAAGAGAGAAAGTCTCCTTCAAG ATTGAAATATTGGTTTAAGGCAAGGGGAGAACTTTCTGACGACCAGGCTTTGCACCG ATGTGTGGTTGCATTTGCTTCAGATTTGATGTACGCCTTTATCAGTTCAGACCCTCACCTTAAAAAGGGCATGAGTGCAGTTCCTGTTAGCCTTGACCATTC GATGTGGTTCCACCGACCTCTAAGAGCTGATGACTGGCTCCTCTTTGTG ATGGTGAATCTAACAGCGTCTCAAAGTCGTGGTTTAGCAACTGGAGAAATGTTCAACAGAAAGGGAGAG CGTAAAGAGTGTATGGTAAATGGGACTGTGCAGCTGGTGGTATCGTTGAAGCAAGAAGCTTTGCTCAAAGAAAATGTGACTAGTAACCCCATCTTGGACTCCAAGCTGTGA
- the LOC106388205 gene encoding acyl-CoA hydrolase 2 isoform X11 produces MKTESSSSSSSVVEFLEKVPLLHRLTSSSLKKIAQVLVFKRYERGDYVVGRDEEEMEGVYFVLEGQVWIVTLCDSYEDKRQLQLVMFFFQAQVLGPVGEENCSEFFLKPFDYFGRGIFGNVYAVDVVAVSQLTCLLLTCDHCHLLETKPICDLDNQRSLLERILYMDPLDLNVFRGFTLPNAPALGKVFGGQFVAQGLAAASKTVEFMKLVHSLHAYFLLSGDTNSKDFNLNMLLLASTLLFSSESSLAVPIIYEVSRLRDGNNFATRRVDARQKGKIIFTLFASFQREQQGFDHQESNMPHMLPPETLVSRDEMLQRRMTDHLIPRYYRNKVATQYTAPLPIDIRFCEPNYSTEERKSPSRLKYWFKARGELSDDQALHRSTMRVS; encoded by the exons ATGAAAactgaatcatcatcatcatcatcatcag TAGTGGAGTTCCTTGAGAAGGTACCCTTGTTGCATCGgttaacttcttcttctctgaAGAAAATCGCCCAAGTCCTTGTCTTCAAGCGTTACG AGAGAGGGGATTATGTAGTTGGTAGAGATGAGGAGGAGATGGAGGGAGTCTATTTTGTCTTGGAAGGACAGGTTTGGATTGTTACTTTGTGTGACTCATATGAAGATAAAAGACAATTGCAacttgttatgtttttttttcaggctCAGGTTCTAGGACCTGTCGGAGAAGAGAACTGTTCAGAGTTTTTCTTGAAACCATTTGATTACTTCGGCCGTG GCATTTTTGGGAATGTTTATGCAGTAGATGTTGTTGCTGTCTCAcag CTTACCTGCCTACTCTTGACTTGTGATCATTGTCATTTGCTTGAGACAAAGCCAATCTGTGATTTAGATAACCAACGCTCTCTCCTGGAACGCATTTTGTATATGGATCCATTAGAT TTGAATGTATTCAGGGGGTTCACTCTACCCAATGCCCCAGCCCTTGGAAAGGTTTTCGGAGGGCAATTTGTTGCACAG GGACTTGCCGCAGCCTCAAAAACTGTTGAATTTATGAAGTTAGTCCATAGTTTACACGCCTATTTCCTTCTTTCTGGAGATACTAATAGTAAGGACTTTAATCTCAATATGCTTTTGCTAGCAAGCACATTGCTGTTTTCCTCTGAAAGTTCTCTTGCAGTTCCCATCATATATGAAGTTAGCCGCTTACGCGATGGCAACAACTTTGCCACCCGAAGAGTAGATGCAAGACAGAAAGGAAAAATCATATTCACCTTGTTTGCATCATTTCAG agagagcaacaaggttTTGATCACCAGGAGTCGAACATGCCTCATATGCTACCTCCTGAAacg CTTGTATCAAGGGATGAAATGCTTCAACGACGTATGACTGACCATCTGATACCTAG GTATTACCGAAATAAAGTTGCAACCCAATATACTGCCCCATTGCCTATAGATATTCGATTTTGTGAGCCAAATTACTCTACAGAAGAGAGAAAGTCTCCTTCAAG ATTGAAATATTGGTTTAAGGCAAGGGGAGAACTTTCTGACGACCAGGCTTTGCACCG TTCAACGATGAGGGTATCTTAG
- the LOC106388205 gene encoding acyl-CoA hydrolase 2 isoform X4 — MKTESSSSSSSVVEFLEKVPLLHRLTSSSLKKIAQVLVFKRYERGDYVVGRDEEEMEGVYFVLEGQVWIVTLCDSYEDKRQLQLVMFFFQAQVLGPVGEENCSEFFLKPFDYFGRGIFGNVYAVDVVAVSQLTCLLLTCDHCHLLETKPICDLDNQRSLLERILYMDPLDLNVFRGFTLPNAPALGKVFGGQFVAQGLAAASKTVEFMKLVHSLHAYFLLSGDTNIPIIYEVSRLRDGNNFATRRVDARQKGKIIFTLFASFQREQQGFDHQESNMPHMLPPETLVSRDEMLQRRMTDHLIPRYYRNKVATQYTAPLPIDIRFCEPNYSTEERKSPSRLKYWFKARGELSDDQALHRCVVAFASDLMYAFISSDPHLKKGMSAVPVSLDHSMWFHRPLRADDWLLFVMVNLTASQSRGLATGEMFNRKGERKECMVNGTVQLVVSLKQEALLKENVTSNPILDSKL; from the exons ATGAAAactgaatcatcatcatcatcatcatcag TAGTGGAGTTCCTTGAGAAGGTACCCTTGTTGCATCGgttaacttcttcttctctgaAGAAAATCGCCCAAGTCCTTGTCTTCAAGCGTTACG AGAGAGGGGATTATGTAGTTGGTAGAGATGAGGAGGAGATGGAGGGAGTCTATTTTGTCTTGGAAGGACAGGTTTGGATTGTTACTTTGTGTGACTCATATGAAGATAAAAGACAATTGCAacttgttatgtttttttttcaggctCAGGTTCTAGGACCTGTCGGAGAAGAGAACTGTTCAGAGTTTTTCTTGAAACCATTTGATTACTTCGGCCGTG GCATTTTTGGGAATGTTTATGCAGTAGATGTTGTTGCTGTCTCAcag CTTACCTGCCTACTCTTGACTTGTGATCATTGTCATTTGCTTGAGACAAAGCCAATCTGTGATTTAGATAACCAACGCTCTCTCCTGGAACGCATTTTGTATATGGATCCATTAGAT TTGAATGTATTCAGGGGGTTCACTCTACCCAATGCCCCAGCCCTTGGAAAGGTTTTCGGAGGGCAATTTGTTGCACAG GGACTTGCCGCAGCCTCAAAAACTGTTGAATTTATGAAGTTAGTCCATAGTTTACACGCCTATTTCCTTCTTTCTGGAGATACTAATA TTCCCATCATATATGAAGTTAGCCGCTTACGCGATGGCAACAACTTTGCCACCCGAAGAGTAGATGCAAGACAGAAAGGAAAAATCATATTCACCTTGTTTGCATCATTTCAG agagagcaacaaggttTTGATCACCAGGAGTCGAACATGCCTCATATGCTACCTCCTGAAacg CTTGTATCAAGGGATGAAATGCTTCAACGACGTATGACTGACCATCTGATACCTAG GTATTACCGAAATAAAGTTGCAACCCAATATACTGCCCCATTGCCTATAGATATTCGATTTTGTGAGCCAAATTACTCTACAGAAGAGAGAAAGTCTCCTTCAAG ATTGAAATATTGGTTTAAGGCAAGGGGAGAACTTTCTGACGACCAGGCTTTGCACCG ATGTGTGGTTGCATTTGCTTCAGATTTGATGTACGCCTTTATCAGTTCAGACCCTCACCTTAAAAAGGGCATGAGTGCAGTTCCTGTTAGCCTTGACCATTC GATGTGGTTCCACCGACCTCTAAGAGCTGATGACTGGCTCCTCTTTGTG ATGGTGAATCTAACAGCGTCTCAAAGTCGTGGTTTAGCAACTGGAGAAATGTTCAACAGAAAGGGAGAG CGTAAAGAGTGTATGGTAAATGGGACTGTGCAGCTGGTGGTATCGTTGAAGCAAGAAGCTTTGCTCAAAGAAAATGTGACTAGTAACCCCATCTTGGACTCCAAGCTGTGA
- the LOC106388205 gene encoding acyl-CoA hydrolase 2 isoform X6 — translation MKTESSSSSSSVEFLEKVPLLHRLTSSSLKKIAQVLVFKRYERGDYVVGRDEEEMEGVYFVLEGQAQVLGPVGEENCSEFFLKPFDYFGRGIFGNVYAVDVVAVSQLTCLLLTCDHCHLLETKPICDLDNQRSLLERILYMDPLDLNVFRGFTLPNAPALGKVFGGQFVAQGLAAASKTVEFMKLVHSLHAYFLLSGDTNSKDFNLNMLLLASTLLFSSESSLAVPIIYEVSRLRDGNNFATRRVDARQKGKIIFTLFASFQREQQGFDHQESNMPHMLPPETLVSRDEMLQRRMTDHLIPRYYRNKVATQYTAPLPIDIRFCEPNYSTEERKSPSRLKYWFKARGELSDDQALHRCVVAFASDLMYAFISSDPHLKKGMSAVPVSLDHSMWFHRPLRADDWLLFVMVNLTASQSRGLATGEMFNRKGERKECMVNGTVQLVVSLKQEALLKENVTSNPILDSKL, via the exons ATGAAAactgaatcatcatcatcatcatcatcag TGGAGTTCCTTGAGAAGGTACCCTTGTTGCATCGgttaacttcttcttctctgaAGAAAATCGCCCAAGTCCTTGTCTTCAAGCGTTACG AGAGAGGGGATTATGTAGTTGGTAGAGATGAGGAGGAGATGGAGGGAGTCTATTTTGTCTTGGAAGGACAG gctCAGGTTCTAGGACCTGTCGGAGAAGAGAACTGTTCAGAGTTTTTCTTGAAACCATTTGATTACTTCGGCCGTG GCATTTTTGGGAATGTTTATGCAGTAGATGTTGTTGCTGTCTCAcag CTTACCTGCCTACTCTTGACTTGTGATCATTGTCATTTGCTTGAGACAAAGCCAATCTGTGATTTAGATAACCAACGCTCTCTCCTGGAACGCATTTTGTATATGGATCCATTAGAT TTGAATGTATTCAGGGGGTTCACTCTACCCAATGCCCCAGCCCTTGGAAAGGTTTTCGGAGGGCAATTTGTTGCACAG GGACTTGCCGCAGCCTCAAAAACTGTTGAATTTATGAAGTTAGTCCATAGTTTACACGCCTATTTCCTTCTTTCTGGAGATACTAATAGTAAGGACTTTAATCTCAATATGCTTTTGCTAGCAAGCACATTGCTGTTTTCCTCTGAAAGTTCTCTTGCAGTTCCCATCATATATGAAGTTAGCCGCTTACGCGATGGCAACAACTTTGCCACCCGAAGAGTAGATGCAAGACAGAAAGGAAAAATCATATTCACCTTGTTTGCATCATTTCAG agagagcaacaaggttTTGATCACCAGGAGTCGAACATGCCTCATATGCTACCTCCTGAAacg CTTGTATCAAGGGATGAAATGCTTCAACGACGTATGACTGACCATCTGATACCTAG GTATTACCGAAATAAAGTTGCAACCCAATATACTGCCCCATTGCCTATAGATATTCGATTTTGTGAGCCAAATTACTCTACAGAAGAGAGAAAGTCTCCTTCAAG ATTGAAATATTGGTTTAAGGCAAGGGGAGAACTTTCTGACGACCAGGCTTTGCACCG ATGTGTGGTTGCATTTGCTTCAGATTTGATGTACGCCTTTATCAGTTCAGACCCTCACCTTAAAAAGGGCATGAGTGCAGTTCCTGTTAGCCTTGACCATTC GATGTGGTTCCACCGACCTCTAAGAGCTGATGACTGGCTCCTCTTTGTG ATGGTGAATCTAACAGCGTCTCAAAGTCGTGGTTTAGCAACTGGAGAAATGTTCAACAGAAAGGGAGAG CGTAAAGAGTGTATGGTAAATGGGACTGTGCAGCTGGTGGTATCGTTGAAGCAAGAAGCTTTGCTCAAAGAAAATGTGACTAGTAACCCCATCTTGGACTCCAAGCTGTGA
- the LOC106388205 gene encoding acyl-CoA hydrolase 2 isoform X8, translating to MKTESSSSSSSVVEFLEKVPLLHRLTSSSLKKIAQVLVFKRYERGDYVVGRDEEEMEGVYFVLEGQAQVLGPVGEENCSEFFLKPFDYFGRGIFGNVYAVDVVAVSQLTCLLLTCDHCHLLETKPICDLDNQRSLLERILYMDPLDLNVFRGFTLPNAPALGKVFGGQFVAQGLAAASKTVEFMKLVHSLHAYFLLSGDTNIPIIYEVSRLRDGNNFATRRVDARQKGKIIFTLFASFQREQQGFDHQESNMPHMLPPETLVSRDEMLQRRMTDHLIPRYYRNKVATQYTAPLPIDIRFCEPNYSTEERKSPSRLKYWFKARGELSDDQALHRCVVAFASDLMYAFISSDPHLKKGMSAVPVSLDHSMWFHRPLRADDWLLFVMVNLTASQSRGLATGEMFNRKGERKECMVNGTVQLVVSLKQEALLKENVTSNPILDSKL from the exons ATGAAAactgaatcatcatcatcatcatcatcag TAGTGGAGTTCCTTGAGAAGGTACCCTTGTTGCATCGgttaacttcttcttctctgaAGAAAATCGCCCAAGTCCTTGTCTTCAAGCGTTACG AGAGAGGGGATTATGTAGTTGGTAGAGATGAGGAGGAGATGGAGGGAGTCTATTTTGTCTTGGAAGGACAG gctCAGGTTCTAGGACCTGTCGGAGAAGAGAACTGTTCAGAGTTTTTCTTGAAACCATTTGATTACTTCGGCCGTG GCATTTTTGGGAATGTTTATGCAGTAGATGTTGTTGCTGTCTCAcag CTTACCTGCCTACTCTTGACTTGTGATCATTGTCATTTGCTTGAGACAAAGCCAATCTGTGATTTAGATAACCAACGCTCTCTCCTGGAACGCATTTTGTATATGGATCCATTAGAT TTGAATGTATTCAGGGGGTTCACTCTACCCAATGCCCCAGCCCTTGGAAAGGTTTTCGGAGGGCAATTTGTTGCACAG GGACTTGCCGCAGCCTCAAAAACTGTTGAATTTATGAAGTTAGTCCATAGTTTACACGCCTATTTCCTTCTTTCTGGAGATACTAATA TTCCCATCATATATGAAGTTAGCCGCTTACGCGATGGCAACAACTTTGCCACCCGAAGAGTAGATGCAAGACAGAAAGGAAAAATCATATTCACCTTGTTTGCATCATTTCAG agagagcaacaaggttTTGATCACCAGGAGTCGAACATGCCTCATATGCTACCTCCTGAAacg CTTGTATCAAGGGATGAAATGCTTCAACGACGTATGACTGACCATCTGATACCTAG GTATTACCGAAATAAAGTTGCAACCCAATATACTGCCCCATTGCCTATAGATATTCGATTTTGTGAGCCAAATTACTCTACAGAAGAGAGAAAGTCTCCTTCAAG ATTGAAATATTGGTTTAAGGCAAGGGGAGAACTTTCTGACGACCAGGCTTTGCACCG ATGTGTGGTTGCATTTGCTTCAGATTTGATGTACGCCTTTATCAGTTCAGACCCTCACCTTAAAAAGGGCATGAGTGCAGTTCCTGTTAGCCTTGACCATTC GATGTGGTTCCACCGACCTCTAAGAGCTGATGACTGGCTCCTCTTTGTG ATGGTGAATCTAACAGCGTCTCAAAGTCGTGGTTTAGCAACTGGAGAAATGTTCAACAGAAAGGGAGAG CGTAAAGAGTGTATGGTAAATGGGACTGTGCAGCTGGTGGTATCGTTGAAGCAAGAAGCTTTGCTCAAAGAAAATGTGACTAGTAACCCCATCTTGGACTCCAAGCTGTGA
- the LOC106388205 gene encoding acyl-CoA hydrolase 2 isoform X5, which yields MKTESSSSSSSVVEFLEKVPLLHRLTSSSLKKIAQVLVFKRYERGDYVVGRDEEEMEGVYFVLEGQAQVLGPVGEENCSEFFLKPFDYFGRGIFGNVYAVDVVAVSQLTCLLLTCDHCHLLETKPICDLDNQRSLLERILYMDPLDLNVFRGFTLPNAPALGKVFGGQFVAQGLAAASKTVEFMKLVHSLHAYFLLSGDTNSKDFNLNMLLLASTLLFSSESSLAVPIIYEVSRLRDGNNFATRRVDARQKGKIIFTLFASFQREQQGFDHQESNMPHMLPPETLVSRDEMLQRRMTDHLIPRYYRNKVATQYTAPLPIDIRFCEPNYSTEERKSPSRLKYWFKARGELSDDQALHRCVVAFASDLMYAFISSDPHLKKGMSAVPVSLDHSMWFHRPLRADDWLLFVMVNLTASQSRGLATGEMFNRKGERKECMVNGTVQLVVSLKQEALLKENVTSNPILDSKL from the exons ATGAAAactgaatcatcatcatcatcatcatcag TAGTGGAGTTCCTTGAGAAGGTACCCTTGTTGCATCGgttaacttcttcttctctgaAGAAAATCGCCCAAGTCCTTGTCTTCAAGCGTTACG AGAGAGGGGATTATGTAGTTGGTAGAGATGAGGAGGAGATGGAGGGAGTCTATTTTGTCTTGGAAGGACAG gctCAGGTTCTAGGACCTGTCGGAGAAGAGAACTGTTCAGAGTTTTTCTTGAAACCATTTGATTACTTCGGCCGTG GCATTTTTGGGAATGTTTATGCAGTAGATGTTGTTGCTGTCTCAcag CTTACCTGCCTACTCTTGACTTGTGATCATTGTCATTTGCTTGAGACAAAGCCAATCTGTGATTTAGATAACCAACGCTCTCTCCTGGAACGCATTTTGTATATGGATCCATTAGAT TTGAATGTATTCAGGGGGTTCACTCTACCCAATGCCCCAGCCCTTGGAAAGGTTTTCGGAGGGCAATTTGTTGCACAG GGACTTGCCGCAGCCTCAAAAACTGTTGAATTTATGAAGTTAGTCCATAGTTTACACGCCTATTTCCTTCTTTCTGGAGATACTAATAGTAAGGACTTTAATCTCAATATGCTTTTGCTAGCAAGCACATTGCTGTTTTCCTCTGAAAGTTCTCTTGCAGTTCCCATCATATATGAAGTTAGCCGCTTACGCGATGGCAACAACTTTGCCACCCGAAGAGTAGATGCAAGACAGAAAGGAAAAATCATATTCACCTTGTTTGCATCATTTCAG agagagcaacaaggttTTGATCACCAGGAGTCGAACATGCCTCATATGCTACCTCCTGAAacg CTTGTATCAAGGGATGAAATGCTTCAACGACGTATGACTGACCATCTGATACCTAG GTATTACCGAAATAAAGTTGCAACCCAATATACTGCCCCATTGCCTATAGATATTCGATTTTGTGAGCCAAATTACTCTACAGAAGAGAGAAAGTCTCCTTCAAG ATTGAAATATTGGTTTAAGGCAAGGGGAGAACTTTCTGACGACCAGGCTTTGCACCG ATGTGTGGTTGCATTTGCTTCAGATTTGATGTACGCCTTTATCAGTTCAGACCCTCACCTTAAAAAGGGCATGAGTGCAGTTCCTGTTAGCCTTGACCATTC GATGTGGTTCCACCGACCTCTAAGAGCTGATGACTGGCTCCTCTTTGTG ATGGTGAATCTAACAGCGTCTCAAAGTCGTGGTTTAGCAACTGGAGAAATGTTCAACAGAAAGGGAGAG CGTAAAGAGTGTATGGTAAATGGGACTGTGCAGCTGGTGGTATCGTTGAAGCAAGAAGCTTTGCTCAAAGAAAATGTGACTAGTAACCCCATCTTGGACTCCAAGCTGTGA